A part of Arachis hypogaea cultivar Tifrunner chromosome 12, arahy.Tifrunner.gnm2.J5K5, whole genome shotgun sequence genomic DNA contains:
- the LOC140176744 gene encoding uncharacterized protein, which produces MDKEWTSLTRHTEEYQHGVNSFLDFAFSKGRSQGQEILCPCSICNNFSWGRRDEVDDNLISKGFERGYTVWVHHGERISHMDIHSEEVEVQQGFFDDIEGLLNETFRHVLEGDKDGDGLNEDAEKFYKLLKEGKQELYPGCKKIFTLSFVIRMYMLKTLNGWSNASFTTLLELLKEAIPHLNIPDSFNKIKVMVKDLGLGYNKIHACPNDCILFWDIYEDDEFCPICGASRYIENVEVDTEVDKLKKKSVPAKVLRNFPLIPTLKKLFMCSKIAESLRWHDEHRSKDGKLRHPANVQSWKDFDRLRPNFAIESHTLFE; this is translated from the coding sequence ATGGACAAAGAGTGGACTAGTTTAACAAGACATACTGAGGAGTACCAGCATGGTGTTAATTCTTTTTTGGATTTTGCCTTTTCTAAAGGTAGATCACAAGGACAAGAAATCCTTTGTCCTTGTTCAATATGTAACAACTTTAGTTGGGGGCGAAGGGATGAAGTTGATGACAATCTAATAAGTAAGGGATTTGAAAGAGGTTACACTGTGTGGGTTCATCATGGCGAGAGGATAAGTCACATGGATATTCATTCTGAAGAGGTTGAGGTCCAGCAAGGATTTTTCGATGACATTGAAGGGTTGCTAAATGAGACATTTAGGCATGTGCTTGAAGGAGATAAAGATGGTGATGGACTAAATGAAGATGCTGAAAAGTTTTATAAATTGCTTAAGGAAGGAAAACAAGAGTTGTATCCTGGTTGTAAAAAAATTTTCACATTATCATTCGTTATCCGAATGTATATGTTGAAGACTCTAAATGGTTGGAGCAACGCATCCTTTACTACTCTACTTGAATTATTGAAAGAAGCAATTCCTCATTTGAATATTCCTGATTCTTTCAATAAAATCAAGGTCATGGTAAAAGATCTAGGACTTGGTTATAATAAAATTCATGCATGTCCCAATGATTGCATTTTGTTCTGGGATATATATGAAGATGATGAATTTTGTCCAATTTGTGGAGCTTCTAGGTACATTGAAAATGTTGAGGTAGATACGGAAGTTGATAAGTTGAAGAAAAAATCTGTGCCTGCAAAGGTTTTGAGGAACTTTCCCTTGATTCCAACGCTTAAGAAGTTGTTCATGTGTTCAAAAATAGCTGAATCATTAAGGTGGCATGATGAACATCGTTCAAAAGATGGAAAGTTAAGACATCCAGCTAATGTCCAATCATGGAAAGACTTTGATAGGCTTCGTCCTAATTTTGCTATAGAATCTC